A region of the Deltaproteobacteria bacterium genome:
CCTCTATCCGTAAGGCAGGATATTTGTTTGGGACAACCCGGAGTGTCCAGCCAGAACTGTTTGGTGCAGACTTATCAGGTCTGTATGCCATAACCTCCTTTGGAGTTTTATCTTCATTGCCGCTGCAAAATGGACAAAACCCGCCCTTTGGAGGGGGATACTGGACGATAAAATCTGCAGGTCTTTTCCCCCTCTCAGTGGATATAATTACCCACCTTCCAATAATCGGATCCTTGCGAAGTTCAGGCATCTTTTACCCCGTTAGAAAGCCTCGTGTGAGCCCTCCCGTTAGAAAGTCAAAGATTTTCTAACGGGGTTTACCCCACATAGTTTATAACTTTCGTCTTTCCTGTTCCTCTTCTTCTTTTTCTTTTTTGCATTCAATGCAGTATGTGGTAACAGGTCTTGCCTCAAGCCTTTTTTCTGAAATCTCACCACCGCATATTTCACAGACACCAAAAGCCCCGTTATCTATCCTTTCCAGGGCATCTTTAATCTTGGCAATCAACCTCCTTTCCCTGTCCTTTACCCTTAATAGGAAGTTCCTCTCAGTCTCATGGGATGCCCTGTCTGTAGGGTCTGCAAAGTGCTCCTCTTTGGAATCACTCATAGTTACAACAGTCTTGTCAGCCTCTGAAAGCAGTTCTTCCAAATTTTTATTTAATATTATCCTGAAATATTCCAATCTCTCTTTTTTCATGTGTTCCTCTTTTCCTTCAGCCTTCAGCAGCAAAAAGCATGCTTTTTGCCCTTAAGCCTTTTCTTACATATGTCCCGCTTCTGCCGCCGCTCTTCTTCAGCAATACTATATCAGATATTTTCATTCCTTTATCTGCTGCCTTACACATATCATATATTGTTAGTGCTGCAACTGTAACTGCTGTCAGTGCCTCCATTTCAACCCCTGTCTTACCTGATAATTTTACAGATGCAGTTATGTCTATCCTGTTTTTATCTTTTACGATATCAAAGGCAATATCAATAGATGTTAATGGCAAAGGATGACAAAGTGGTATTAGTTCATCTGTTTTTTTTGCAGCCAAGATCCCGGCAATCCTTGCCACACCAAGCACATCTCCCTTTTTCATTTCATTTGCAAGCACTTTTTTTAGGGTTTCTTTTTGCATATAAATACTTGCCGTGGCGACAGCCTCACGGGTGGTAGCGGGCTTATCTGTCACATCAACCATCTTTGCCTTGCCAGTTTTATCTATGTGAGTGAGTTTAGACATAAAAAATATATCAAATATCAAAATTAAAAAATCAAAATGACAAATTAAAATTTAAAAATATAAAAATAAATTTCCTTAATTTTGACTTTTGATATTTGATTTTTGATTTTAATTCAACTGCACTATCTCGCCATTTTTAATAGTTAATATAAATAACTCTTTTAATGCCTCCCCTTCTGCGTTAAAGGAGGTAGTGCCTGCAGCGCCTTTTAAATTGCTAATTTTACCCAGCCCTCTTTTAATATCTTCCCTTTTTAAATTTCCTTCCTTCAGGAGATTTAAAATTATGCTGGCTGCATCAAATGCCTCTGCCCCAAGTATCCCGGGCTGGATGCCGTATGTTTCGTAAAATCTATTGGTAAAGGTCTTTACCTCGTGCTGCTGACTATCCAGAAAAAAGCCGTCCACAAATACAGAATCCTCAACATATTTACCGCTCATTTCAATAAGTTTTTTGGAATTCCAGCCGTTAGAGCCGAGTAATTTTATGCCCTTTATATTAAAATATGCAAGATGCGATACAATCAGTGAGACTGTATCAAAATAATCAGGTATATACAAGGCATCAATTGAAACCGTTGGTTCAAAAGTCTTTATGGTCCGTCTCCCTTCCTTTTTTTCTGTTTCCTTAATCTTAAAGAGTTTTCTTATCTCGCGGCTAAAATCAGTTTGACCATCACTATACACTTCCTCTGTTAAAACATTCGCATTATGTATTTTAATCTCATCTTTAAACGGTGCTGCAAGTCCCCTGCCATAAGGGTTGTCAGGATATAAAATGGCAATCCGTTTAAGTTTTAGTGTATTTACAGCGTATCGGGCTATCAGCCTTGCCTGTAAAGACTGTGTCATAAAATTTCTAAACACATAATCCCCTATTTGAGGCAGTCCCTCTCTCTGTGAAAGTGTAATAATCGGAATCTTTAATTCCTGCGCCTTTTTTGCTGCCTCAAATGCAGTGATACTGATCAGCGGTCCAATTATTGCCGCAACCCCCTCATCTTCTGCCAATTCCCTGACTGCATTTGATGCTGCAACAGCATTATCCATAGAATCCTTTATTATTATCTCAATCCTGCTGTTCGGTATTTCTTTGGCATTTATCCTTTGCTCCGCACTTTTGAATATCTCTGCTGCAAGCAGAACCCCTTTTAATGCCTCTTCACCGAAATCTGCAAATCTCCCGCTTAAAGGAAGTATTACACCGATTGCATACCTATCTTTTTTAACTCCTTCCTGTGCATTGGCAAAAACAACCAAAGATGCAAGATGCAGGACGCAAAAAGCAACTAACACAGTAAATAAAAATCTGAAATTTGAAATTTTCATCTATCCAAAAATCTCTCTGACCTTATCAAAGAAGGTCTTGCTCATTGGGGTTGAGTCTTCTCCGCCTATCCTTGAAAACTCTTCCAGAAGTTCTTTCTGCCGTTGTGTCAACTTTGTTGGCACTTCAACATTTATGATGACATTCATATCACCCCTTCTCCCTGTGTGCAGGGATGCGATTCCCTTTCCTTTCAGACGAAATACCTTACCTGATTGTGTTCCAGTCGGAATCTTTAACTTAATCTTGCCTTCAAGGGACGGAACATCTATCTCTGTCCCAAGTGCAGCCTGATGAAATCTAATAGGCACATTGCAGATGATATCATCATTTTGGCGGGTGAATATAGGGTGAGGCTTGACATTGATTATAATATACAAATCACCGTGACTGCCTCCGTGCAATCCCGCCTCACCTTCACCTGAAAGACGAAGTTTTGTCCCTGTTTCAACACCTGCAGGTATCTTTATTGATAAGGAGTGATTGATTCTGATTCTGCCGCTTCCCCTGCATTCTATACACGGCTCTTTTATTATCATGCCCTCGCCTCTGCATGCAGAGCACGGTTTGGAAATGCTGAAAAACCCCTGCTGGAATCTTACCTGTCCCCTGCCGCCGCAGGTAGGGCATGCGGTAGGGCTGGTTCCTGGTTTTGCACCGATTCCGCTGCATACCCCGCACTTTGCCTGCCTTGGTATCTTTATCTTTTTTTCTGTGCCGAATGCTGCCTCTTCAAATGTAATTTCAATATCATATTTAAGGTCGCTGCCATTCTGTCCTCTTTGCCTCTTTTGTCTGCCAGCGCCAAAAAATCCGCCAAAGACATCACCAAAGATATCCTGAAAATCTACACCGAATCCAGCATCAGATACATCCCTGTATCCGCCTGCACCTGCAAAACCGAACCTGTCATAGTTTGCCCGTTTATCTCCATCCCGCAGGACTTCATATGCCTCATTGATTTCCTTAAACCTTTCTTCAGATTCTTTATTGCCATGGTTTTTATCAGGATGATACTGATGTGCGAGTCTGCGGAACGCCCTTTTTATATCCTCGTCAGTAGCGCTGCG
Encoded here:
- the dksA gene encoding RNA polymerase-binding protein DksA, translated to MKKERLEYFRIILNKNLEELLSEADKTVVTMSDSKEEHFADPTDRASHETERNFLLRVKDRERRLIAKIKDALERIDNGAFGVCEICGGEISEKRLEARPVTTYCIECKKEKEEEEQERRKL
- the moaC gene encoding cyclic pyranopterin monophosphate synthase MoaC produces the protein MSKLTHIDKTGKAKMVDVTDKPATTREAVATASIYMQKETLKKVLANEMKKGDVLGVARIAGILAAKKTDELIPLCHPLPLTSIDIAFDIVKDKNRIDITASVKLSGKTGVEMEALTAVTVAALTIYDMCKAADKGMKISDIVLLKKSGGRSGTYVRKGLRAKSMLFAAEG
- a CDS encoding ABC transporter substrate-binding protein, with the protein product MKISNFRFLFTVLVAFCVLHLASLVVFANAQEGVKKDRYAIGVILPLSGRFADFGEEALKGVLLAAEIFKSAEQRINAKEIPNSRIEIIIKDSMDNAVAASNAVRELAEDEGVAAIIGPLISITAFEAAKKAQELKIPIITLSQREGLPQIGDYVFRNFMTQSLQARLIARYAVNTLKLKRIAILYPDNPYGRGLAAPFKDEIKIHNANVLTEEVYSDGQTDFSREIRKLFKIKETEKKEGRRTIKTFEPTVSIDALYIPDYFDTVSLIVSHLAYFNIKGIKLLGSNGWNSKKLIEMSGKYVEDSVFVDGFFLDSQQHEVKTFTNRFYETYGIQPGILGAEAFDAASIILNLLKEGNLKREDIKRGLGKISNLKGAAGTTSFNAEGEALKELFILTIKNGEIVQLN
- the dnaJ gene encoding molecular chaperone DnaJ, with amino-acid sequence MKRDYYEILGLDRSATDEDIKRAFRRLAHQYHPDKNHGNKESEERFKEINEAYEVLRDGDKRANYDRFGFAGAGGYRDVSDAGFGVDFQDIFGDVFGGFFGAGRQKRQRGQNGSDLKYDIEITFEEAAFGTEKKIKIPRQAKCGVCSGIGAKPGTSPTACPTCGGRGQVRFQQGFFSISKPCSACRGEGMIIKEPCIECRGSGRIRINHSLSIKIPAGVETGTKLRLSGEGEAGLHGGSHGDLYIIINVKPHPIFTRQNDDIICNVPIRFHQAALGTEIDVPSLEGKIKLKIPTGTQSGKVFRLKGKGIASLHTGRRGDMNVIINVEVPTKLTQRQKELLEEFSRIGGEDSTPMSKTFFDKVREIFG